One window of Mucilaginibacter inviolabilis genomic DNA carries:
- a CDS encoding TlpA family protein disulfide reductase, with product MNNKFLLIVFIFLFTGIAARAQSAQAVDSANIDRGYLVKVGEQAPDDFELVLTNGTKTTLKQLRGKVVILQFTASWCSVCRQEMPHLQKDIWEAYKDKGLVLIGVDRDEPLQKVQKFHRDMKITYDLALDPEANIFGKFANKKSGVTRNVVIDRDGRIVYLTRLYDQQEFASMVKAVDALVNNKTASVN from the coding sequence ATGAACAACAAATTTTTACTCATAGTTTTTATCTTCCTGTTTACCGGTATTGCAGCCCGTGCGCAATCGGCTCAGGCTGTTGACTCTGCCAATATCGACCGTGGTTACCTGGTAAAAGTTGGCGAACAGGCCCCGGATGATTTTGAACTGGTGCTCACTAACGGTACCAAAACAACCTTAAAACAGTTACGCGGCAAAGTAGTGATACTACAATTTACCGCCAGCTGGTGCAGCGTGTGCCGCCAGGAAATGCCCCATTTACAAAAAGACATTTGGGAAGCTTACAAAGACAAAGGCCTGGTATTAATTGGGGTCGATCGTGATGAGCCTCTGCAAAAAGTACAGAAATTTCACCGGGACATGAAGATTACCTATGATCTGGCGCTTGATCCCGAAGCCAATATTTTTGGAAAGTTTGCTAATAAGAAAAGCGGCGTTACCCGTAATGTGGTGATCGATCGTGATGGGCGCATCGTTTACCTCACCCGCTTGTATGATCAGCAGGAATTCGCTTCTATGGTTAAAGCGGTTGATGCTTTGGTGAACAATAAAACGGCATCAGTAAACTAA
- a CDS encoding GH92 family glycosyl hydrolase, translating to MQLKRSIYLLGLLTFVYADNFAQTTAPKKQLDEVDYVDPIIGTSLKGFARDFEAGNGGGGTMPCVNVPFAMTNFVAQSRENKMSYMVYHYEDSKVIGFTATHQPTVWMGDYGYVSVMPQVGKLRVLPKERALTYKHTDEVAKPYYYSVKLKATGADKIKAEIAGANTSGMFRFTFPKADQAHIIIQGINLNPELKDWANDYTVRLKKLKGYVHVDTVNNEITGYNPDRQSAQLGPELKNFKGYFVIKFNKQIKKYGTWDKQVINKGSHEQYGTRMGAFISFRTKANDEVRVVVATSFISIDQARENLKKEIPDWDFDRVVKNTRDQWQQALKVIQLSGVSKDQRTIFYTALFHTMLFPRQFSEYGKYYSAFDDKVHHGTSYNDYSLWDTFRALHPLLTLTQPQRVDGIVQSLLQMYQEGGWMPMWPNPTYTNIMIGTHGDAVVADAYVKGFRGFDTKLAYDALHKDSYDAPDGDTHKRWGDRDLWTSFEARGGLTNYHKLGYVPVDKTRESVSRTIEYSIDDYCVAQVAKGLGKDDDYKQLMTWSKNYENVYNKATGFMAPRNSDGHFSAQPDSGFTEGTKWTYTFGAMHDIPGMIKMMGGEKAFANKLSQNFSGGHYRADNEPGHHYLYLFNYCGMPWRTQELVREHTSTQNFRNAAIGINGNDDCGQTSAWYIFNVMGFYPVAPASGVYSIGAPQFPYMVLNLQHNKKLIIKATGLSAKNKYVKEVSFNGMPIKDYTISHKQISEGGTLAFTMTDKPQKL from the coding sequence ATGCAATTAAAACGTAGCATTTATCTGTTAGGCTTACTAACTTTTGTTTACGCGGATAATTTCGCTCAAACCACAGCTCCTAAAAAACAACTGGATGAGGTTGATTACGTTGATCCGATAATTGGCACCTCTTTAAAAGGCTTTGCCAGGGATTTTGAGGCGGGCAATGGCGGTGGCGGTACTATGCCCTGCGTAAACGTACCCTTTGCCATGACCAATTTTGTAGCTCAAAGCCGTGAAAACAAAATGAGCTATATGGTTTACCACTACGAGGATAGCAAGGTTATTGGGTTCACGGCCACTCACCAGCCTACCGTTTGGATGGGTGATTACGGCTATGTTTCGGTGATGCCGCAAGTGGGTAAACTACGTGTTTTGCCCAAAGAGCGGGCGCTTACCTATAAACACACCGATGAAGTTGCCAAACCGTATTACTATTCGGTAAAGCTAAAGGCGACTGGCGCAGACAAGATCAAGGCCGAAATAGCGGGCGCCAATACCTCTGGCATGTTCCGGTTTACGTTCCCCAAGGCCGATCAGGCGCATATCATTATACAAGGTATCAACCTGAATCCCGAGCTTAAAGACTGGGCCAATGACTATACCGTGCGGTTAAAAAAGCTGAAAGGCTATGTACATGTAGATACCGTGAATAACGAAATAACAGGCTATAACCCCGACAGGCAATCGGCTCAGTTAGGTCCTGAGCTGAAGAATTTTAAGGGGTATTTTGTGATCAAATTTAACAAGCAGATCAAAAAATACGGAACCTGGGATAAACAGGTGATCAATAAAGGCAGTCATGAGCAGTACGGTACCCGCATGGGTGCATTCATATCATTCCGCACCAAGGCCAATGACGAGGTGCGGGTTGTGGTAGCCACTTCATTTATCAGTATTGACCAGGCCCGCGAAAACCTTAAAAAAGAGATCCCCGACTGGGATTTTGACCGGGTAGTGAAAAACACGCGCGACCAATGGCAACAGGCCTTAAAAGTTATACAGCTAAGCGGCGTGAGCAAAGATCAGCGGACGATATTTTATACCGCCTTATTTCATACTATGCTGTTTCCAAGACAATTTTCGGAGTATGGCAAATATTACAGTGCTTTTGACGATAAGGTGCATCATGGTACATCTTATAACGATTACTCCTTGTGGGATACCTTCAGGGCGCTGCACCCACTGTTAACGCTTACCCAGCCGCAGCGGGTTGACGGTATAGTGCAATCGCTGCTGCAGATGTACCAGGAGGGCGGCTGGATGCCCATGTGGCCAAATCCAACCTACACTAATATTATGATTGGTACCCACGGTGATGCTGTTGTGGCCGATGCCTATGTAAAAGGTTTCCGCGGATTTGATACTAAACTAGCCTACGATGCGCTGCATAAAGACTCATACGATGCTCCAGATGGCGATACCCACAAACGCTGGGGAGACCGTGATCTGTGGACAAGCTTTGAAGCCCGTGGCGGTCTCACCAACTATCACAAATTGGGATATGTACCAGTGGATAAAACACGGGAGTCAGTTTCGCGTACCATTGAGTATTCTATCGACGATTATTGCGTGGCCCAGGTAGCTAAAGGTTTAGGTAAGGATGATGATTATAAACAGTTGATGACCTGGAGCAAAAATTATGAGAACGTGTATAACAAAGCAACCGGTTTTATGGCTCCGCGTAATTCCGACGGGCATTTTTCGGCCCAGCCAGATTCGGGCTTTACCGAAGGTACCAAGTGGACCTATACTTTCGGTGCTATGCATGATATACCGGGGATGATCAAAATGATGGGCGGCGAAAAGGCTTTTGCCAATAAGCTGAGCCAAAATTTCAGCGGTGGCCACTACCGTGCCGATAACGAGCCTGGCCACCATTACCTGTACCTGTTCAATTACTGCGGCATGCCCTGGAGAACACAGGAACTGGTGCGCGAGCATACTTCAACACAAAATTTCAGGAATGCGGCTATCGGTATCAATGGAAATGACGATTGCGGGCAGACCTCGGCATGGTACATTTTTAACGTGATGGGCTTTTATCCGGTTGCTCCTGCATCAGGAGTTTACAGTATAGGCGCGCCGCAATTCCCGTATATGGTTTTGAATCTGCAGCACAATAAAAAGCTGATCATCAAGGCTACAGGTCTTTCGGCCAAGAATAAATATGTAAAAGAAGTAAGTTTTAACGGTATGCCAATAAAGGATTATACCATTTCGCATAAACAGATCAGCGAGGGCGGAACACTGGCCTTCACCATGACCGATAAACCGCAAAAACTATAA